One genomic region from Microcystis panniformis FACHB-1757 encodes:
- a CDS encoding TIGR04168 family protein, which translates to MVSSFPRTYKIAVIGDVHDQWEIEDNLALEALQVDLALFVGDFGNESLEIVGRIASLSLPKAVILGNHDAWYSATSWGRKKCPYDRNQEDRVTAQLELLGVAHVGYSKLDLPSLQLSIVGGRPFTWGGSEWKNGEFFQERYNISSFAESTAKIIANIQDTAYNNLIFLGHNGPAGLGKEAEAICGRDWQPLGGDHGDPDLAAAIEQAQLLGKQVPLVSFGHMHHRLRHTTSRLRNPVVTSEMGTVYLNAASVPRILHSDRGKSRNFSLVTLEEGLVTEASLIWLNDNFEIISNRKLYHSGSSIDRLSPQSCYS; encoded by the coding sequence ATGGTAAGTTCTTTCCCTCGCACCTATAAAATCGCCGTCATCGGTGACGTTCACGACCAATGGGAAATAGAAGATAATTTAGCTCTAGAAGCTTTACAAGTGGATTTAGCCCTATTTGTGGGGGATTTTGGCAATGAATCCCTAGAAATTGTCGGCCGGATTGCTAGTTTGTCCTTACCAAAAGCCGTTATTCTCGGTAATCATGACGCTTGGTATAGTGCCACCTCCTGGGGACGAAAAAAATGTCCCTACGATCGCAATCAAGAAGATCGTGTCACCGCCCAGTTAGAATTATTAGGGGTTGCTCATGTGGGTTACTCAAAACTAGACCTGCCCAGTTTACAGCTTTCGATTGTTGGGGGTCGTCCCTTTACTTGGGGAGGTTCCGAGTGGAAAAATGGAGAATTTTTTCAAGAACGCTATAATATCAGCAGTTTTGCCGAATCTACTGCCAAAATTATCGCTAATATTCAAGATACTGCCTATAATAACCTGATTTTTTTAGGTCACAATGGTCCAGCCGGACTGGGAAAGGAAGCGGAAGCTATCTGTGGTCGCGATTGGCAACCCTTGGGAGGGGACCACGGGGACCCAGATTTAGCAGCGGCCATCGAACAAGCACAGCTATTAGGAAAACAGGTTCCTCTCGTCAGTTTCGGTCATATGCACCACCGTCTCCGTCATACTACTTCCCGTTTACGCAATCCCGTGGTCACTTCCGAGATGGGAACTGTTTATCTGAATGCTGCTAGTGTCCCTCGCATTCTCCACTCTGATAGGGGTAAATCTCGCAATTTTTCCCTAGTCACTCTTGAAGAAGGTCTAGTCACAGAAGCATCTTTAATCTGGTTGAACGATAATTTCGAGATTATCAGTAATAGAAAACTTTATCACTCCGGGTCGTCAATCGATCGCCTATCTCCCCAATCTTGTTATTCTTAA
- a CDS encoding cysteine desulfurase family protein has protein sequence MQIYLDYSATTPTHPQVIDRVATILRHHWGNPSSLHSWGQDTATVIEMAREQVAGLINANPDQIIFTSGGTEADNLAIIGVAQQYNRPRHIIISSVEHSAIAEPCKQLEQQGWQITRLPVNRQGRVNPLDLKAAIQSDTVLISIIYGQSEVGTLQPIEELGSIARERGVLFHTDAVQVAARCDIDVRKLPVDLLSLSSHKIYGMQGSGALYIRAGVDILPLLRGGGQEKGLRSGTQSVPAIASFGLAAELAQKDLISEKMRLMALRDRLFDLLADYPYLLPTGDRFYRLPHHVSFIVRPDDNSHITGKQLVRQLNLAGIGISSGAACHSGKLSPSPILKAMGYSDREALAGIRLTLGRDTSAADIDWTALVLKQVIDRCLSALIVSKS, from the coding sequence ATGCAAATTTATCTTGACTATAGTGCCACTACCCCCACTCATCCCCAAGTAATCGATCGGGTTGCCACTATTCTGCGGCATCATTGGGGTAATCCCTCCAGTTTACACAGTTGGGGACAGGATACGGCGACAGTCATCGAAATGGCTAGAGAACAGGTAGCAGGGTTAATTAATGCCAATCCAGACCAGATTATCTTCACTTCTGGCGGCACAGAAGCCGATAATTTAGCGATTATCGGGGTTGCTCAACAGTATAACCGCCCCCGTCATATAATTATTTCTAGTGTGGAACATTCGGCGATCGCTGAACCCTGTAAACAATTAGAGCAGCAAGGTTGGCAAATTACTCGTCTTCCCGTCAATCGTCAAGGTAGGGTGAATCCTTTAGACCTAAAAGCCGCAATTCAAAGCGATACGGTCTTAATTTCCATTATTTACGGACAAAGTGAGGTGGGAACCCTACAACCGATTGAAGAATTGGGCAGCATTGCCAGAGAAAGGGGTGTTCTTTTTCACACCGATGCGGTGCAGGTGGCGGCAAGATGCGATATTGATGTGCGGAAACTGCCCGTAGATTTATTATCTCTTTCTAGCCATAAAATTTATGGAATGCAAGGATCGGGAGCTTTATACATCAGAGCGGGTGTCGATATTTTACCATTACTGCGGGGCGGTGGTCAGGAAAAAGGTCTGCGATCGGGAACCCAATCTGTGCCAGCGATCGCATCTTTTGGTTTAGCGGCCGAATTAGCCCAAAAAGACTTAATTAGCGAAAAAATGCGTTTAATGGCCTTGCGAGATCGATTATTTGACCTCTTAGCTGATTATCCTTATCTGCTACCCACGGGAGACCGATTCTATCGTTTACCCCACCACGTCAGCTTTATTGTCCGTCCAGACGATAACAGTCACATCACGGGAAAACAGCTAGTTCGTCAGCTTAATTTAGCAGGAATCGGTATTAGTTCTGGAGCCGCCTGTCATAGTGGCAAACTTTCCCCCAGTCCAATTTTAAAAGCTATGGGCTACAGCGATCGAGAAGCATTAGCGGGAATTCGTTTAACCCTGGGAAGGGACACCAGCGCAGCCGATATTGATTGGACTGCTCTAGTATTAAAACAAGTGATCGATCGCTGTTTATCTGCTTTAATTGTAAGCAAGAGTTAG